A window from Centropristis striata isolate RG_2023a ecotype Rhode Island chromosome 4, C.striata_1.0, whole genome shotgun sequence encodes these proteins:
- the nup88 gene encoding nucleoporin 88: protein MAAFNTEQWLNDLPNHDIFKKIRDKLDLEPRTNVRGIAKNLTFCLGGDLFVWDDTDHVFYTTNLRQLNTDDESRSSSSGSYQTLLCINPPLFELCQVLLSPTQDHVALVGQRGVSVLELPQRWGKRSEFEGGRREINCKTIPVAERFFTSSASVTLRQAAWYPSETDEPHLVLLTSDNAIRFYSLKSPQTPAKVLSVSQSEDDSSVHPPVRSYAASLGEIAVAFDFGPISSPSRQLAAQSSKEQLVYPLYILYENGETYVSNTSLANGVRLTKPVGPLPMYPAAEDNYGYDACAILCLPCAPSILVIATETGTLYHCVVLESEEEEESGAVEKWIRGTEAVPALYVFECVELELTLKVATGEDDEPQEFDFTCPIRLHRDPLCQHRYHCTHEAGVHSVGLIWVNKLQKFLQSGEEDKDSLQELAAEKRCIVEHILCTRPLLTSESAPVRGFLIVSDLSLGATMICITSSYECILLPLLSSIRPPSPPLLCSHPGPGSGSSPLRGLADDSFEQHIRNILARSSTNPLVLKAGDKNSSPPPPECLQLLSRATQVFREEYILKQDLAREELQRRVKLLTSQKNKQLEEMSLCKEEKNSLRDAAERLADKYEDAKYRQETIMNGVKRVLGSLQSRLPILSNSEKEMMKELQTISEQLKHLDNCIKQVNMKMEYQKTQVEKDAPAARTTMSLNVQQKKVVQDVLREQGQQIGDMMKQIKDIKNHFSF, encoded by the exons ATGGCGGCATTCAAcacagaacagtggttgaaTGACTTACCAAACCAcgatatctttaaaaaaatacgaGACAAGTTGGATTTGGAGCCCAGAACCAATGTCAGAGGGATCGCTAAGAACCTCACCTTTTGTTTGGGGGGGGACTTGTTTGTGTGGGACGACACAGACCACGTGTTTTACACCACCAACCTGCGACAGTTAAACACGGATGATGAgagccgcagcagcagcagcgggagCTACCAGACCTTGCTGTGCATCAACCCTCCTCTCTTCGAGCTGTGCCAGGTGCTGCTCAGTCCCACCCAGGACCACGTCGCGCTGGTGGGACAGCGGGGCGTCTCGGTGCTGGAGCTGCCTCAGCGGTGGGGCAAGAGGTCCGAGTTCGAGGGCGGACGGAGGGAAATCAACTGTAAGACCATCCCGGTGGCGGAGCGCTTCTTCACCAGCTCGGCGTCGGTGACTCTGCGGCAGGCGGCCTGGTACCCCAGCGAGACCGACGAGCCTCACCTGGTGCTGCTCACATCCGACAACGCCATCAG gTTCTACAGCTTGAAGTCGCCCCAGACGCCGGCTAAAGTCCTGTCGGTGTCCCAGTCTGAAGATGACAGCAGCGTGCATCCTCCGGTCCGCTCCTATGCAGCATCTCTAGGAGAGATAGCAGTGGCGTTTGACTTTGGGCCCATTTCGTCCCCTTCTCGGCAGCTGGCAGCACAGAGCTCCAAAGAGCAGCTGGTTTATCCTCTATACATCCTCTATGAAAATGGGGAGACCTATGTGAGCAACACCAGCCTGGCAAACGGCGTGAGACTAACTAAACCCGTCGGACCTCTCCCCATGTATCCTGCAGCAGAGGATAACTACGGCTACGATGCTTGTGCCATCCTGTGCCTGCCATGTGCACCCAGTATCCTGGTTATAGCCACAGAAACAGGCACGCTGTATCACTGTGTGGTGCTGGAGtctgaggaagaagaggagtcAGGGGCGGTGGAGAAGTGGATCCGGGGCACAGAGGCTGTGCCGGCCCTCTACGTTTTTGAGTGCGTTGAGCTGGAGCTCACCCTCAAAGTGGCCACCGGAGAGGATGATGAGCCTCAAGAGTTTGATTTCACCTGCCCAATCAGACTGCACAGAGACCCGCTGTGCCAGCACAGGTATCACTGCACACACGAAGCAGGAGTCCACAGCGTGGGGCTAATCTGGGTCAACAAGCTGCAGAAGTTCCTCCAGTCAGGAGAGGAGGATAAGGACAGTCTGCAGGAGCTGGCTGCTGAGAAGCGCTGCATCGTAGAGCACATTCTTTGTACCAGACCACTTCTAACTAGTGAGTCTGCTCCAGTTCGTGGCTTTTTGATCGTGTCTGACCTTTCCTTGGGCGCCACCATGATCTGCATCACCAGCAGCTACGAGTGCATCCTGCTGCCCCTGCTGAGCTCCATCcgccccccctctcctcccctgcTCTGTTCCCACCCAGGTCCAGGCTCTGGTAGCTCCCCTCTGCGCGGGCTGGCCGACGACTCTTTCGAGCAGCACATCCGCAACATCCTGGCACGTAGCTCCACCAATCCTCTCGTACTAAAGGCCGGGGACAAGAACTcgtcaccgccaccaccagagtGTCTGCAGCTCCTCAGCAGAGCCACTCAGGTCTTCCGTGAGGAGTACATTCTCAAGCAGGACCTGGCCCGTGAAGAGCTGCAGAGAAGGGTTAAACTCCTGACAAGCCAGAAGAACAAGCAGCTGGAAGAAATGTCTCTGTGCAAGGAGGAGAAGAACAGTCTGAGAGACGCAGCAGAGAGGTTGGCGGATAAGTACGAAGATGCAAAGTATCGCCAGGAAACCATCATGAACGGGGTTAAAAGAGTGCTCGGCAGCCTGCAGAGCCGACTACCCATTCTATCAAACAGTGAAAAGGAGATGATGAAGGAGTTGCAGACCATCAGTGAGCAACTGAAACACCTGGACAACTGCATCAAACAGGTGAACATGAAGATGGAGTACCAGAAGACACAGGTGGAGAAGGATGCTCCTGCAGCCAGGACAACAATGTCTCTGAATGTGCAGCAGAAGAAGGTTGTTCAGGATGTCCTCAGGGAGCAGGGACAGCAAATTGGTGACATGATGAAACAAATCAAAGACATCAAAAACCATTTCAGTTTCTAA